A region from the Azospirillum thermophilum genome encodes:
- a CDS encoding NTP transferase domain-containing protein, giving the protein MEFGPLPLSDAEGAILAHSLRHGRAVFKKGRVLTAADLATLAEAGVTHVTAARLGPGDLGEDAAATRIAAVLAGGNVTAGAAFTGRVNLFAATRGLLVLDGGRIDAINLLDESVTVATLPAFSPVEPGQMVATVKIIPFAAPEATVASAEALAAGDPPLSVKPFGSLAAGLIQTRLPGMKDSVLDKTVAVTAERLEALGGRLMVETRCDHEDGALATCIGSLLAERGAAGQAPLGLLLIAGASAITDRRDVLPAGISLAGGSVEHFGMPVDPGNLLLLARLGGMPVLGLPGCARSPKLNGFDWVLQRIAAGLPVTRQDVMRMGLGGLLAEIPTRPLPRAGVTEAPRAPRIAALVLAAGRSSRMGGTNKLLAEVEGRPLVARTVDAVLASQAVQVIVVTGHQGEAVGAALADRRVTLVHNPSFAEGLSSSLRAGLAAVPGDADGVVVCLGDMPLVSAAVIDRLIAAYNPLEGRAICIPTIQGKQGNPVLWDRGFFAEMAALSGDAGAKRLIGAHADRLCEVPVDDAGVLFDVDTPDLLAQLRTAG; this is encoded by the coding sequence ATGGAGTTCGGCCCCCTGCCGCTGAGCGATGCCGAAGGCGCCATCCTGGCGCATTCGCTGCGGCACGGGCGGGCCGTCTTCAAGAAGGGGCGCGTCCTCACCGCCGCCGACCTCGCCACCCTGGCCGAGGCCGGCGTCACCCATGTCACCGCCGCCAGGCTCGGCCCCGGCGATCTCGGCGAGGATGCCGCGGCGACCCGCATCGCGGCGGTGCTGGCGGGCGGGAACGTCACGGCCGGCGCCGCCTTCACCGGCCGCGTCAACCTCTTCGCGGCGACCCGTGGCCTGCTGGTGCTCGACGGCGGACGGATCGACGCGATCAACCTGCTGGACGAGAGCGTCACCGTCGCCACCCTGCCCGCCTTCTCGCCGGTCGAGCCGGGGCAGATGGTGGCGACCGTCAAGATCATCCCTTTCGCCGCTCCCGAGGCGACCGTCGCGTCTGCCGAGGCGCTCGCGGCCGGCGACCCGCCCCTGTCGGTGAAGCCCTTCGGATCGCTGGCGGCCGGGCTGATCCAGACCCGCCTGCCGGGCATGAAGGACAGCGTGCTCGACAAGACCGTCGCGGTCACCGCCGAGCGGCTGGAGGCGCTGGGCGGCCGCCTGATGGTCGAGACGCGCTGCGATCACGAGGATGGGGCGCTCGCCACCTGCATCGGCTCTCTCCTCGCCGAGCGGGGCGCGGCCGGACAGGCACCGCTCGGCCTGCTGCTGATCGCCGGAGCCTCGGCGATCACCGACCGGCGCGACGTGCTGCCGGCCGGAATCTCCCTGGCCGGAGGCAGCGTCGAGCATTTCGGCATGCCGGTCGATCCGGGCAACCTGCTGCTGCTCGCCCGGTTGGGCGGGATGCCCGTGCTGGGCCTGCCGGGCTGTGCCCGCTCGCCCAAGCTGAACGGCTTCGACTGGGTGCTCCAGCGCATCGCCGCCGGCCTGCCGGTGACGCGGCAGGACGTCATGCGCATGGGGCTCGGTGGCCTGCTCGCCGAGATTCCGACCCGTCCCCTGCCGCGGGCCGGCGTCACCGAGGCGCCGCGCGCCCCGCGCATCGCCGCCCTGGTCCTTGCCGCCGGCCGGTCGAGCCGCATGGGCGGCACCAACAAGCTGCTGGCCGAGGTGGAGGGCCGCCCGCTCGTCGCCCGGACGGTGGATGCGGTCCTGGCGTCCCAGGCCGTCCAGGTCATCGTGGTGACCGGCCACCAGGGGGAGGCGGTCGGCGCCGCCCTGGCCGACCGGCGCGTCACGCTGGTCCACAACCCCTCCTTCGCCGAGGGGCTGAGCAGTTCGCTGCGCGCCGGGCTGGCCGCCGTGCCCGGCGATGCCGACGGGGTGGTGGTGTGCCTGGGCGACATGCCGCTGGTATCCGCCGCGGTGATCGACCGGCTGATCGCCGCCTACAACCCCCTGGAGGGCCGGGCGATCTGCATCCCGACGATCCAGGGAAAGCAGGGCAACCCCGTCCTGTGGGACCGCGGCTTCTTCGCCGAGATGGCGGCGCTGAGCGGCGATGCCGGGGCCAAGCGGCTGATCGGCGCCCACGCCGACCGGCTGTGCGAGGTGCCGGTGGACGATGCCGGCGTCCTGTTCGACGTCGACACGCCGGACCTGCTGGCGCAGTTGCGGACGGCCGGCTGA
- a CDS encoding XdhC family protein, translated as MKRDILERLLAAKTAGTPVALVTDLATGLQTLVFHDAVHGAFSLEEPRLEEVRCRLRQDRSGMMEDMAGDEDRLFVQVNNPPMRLFVVGAVHIAQALAPVARLTGYDVTVIDPRTAFASAERFPGVTLNTDWPDEALAALKPDGRTAVVVLTHDPKLDDPALVAALRSPAFYVGALGSKRTHAKRLDRLRDMGLSEAEVMRIRGPVGLSIGAVTPPEIALSIMAQITCARRGERHPC; from the coding sequence ATGAAACGCGACATCCTTGAACGGCTGCTGGCGGCCAAGACCGCCGGCACTCCGGTCGCGCTGGTCACCGACCTTGCGACCGGCCTGCAGACCCTGGTCTTCCATGATGCCGTGCACGGCGCCTTCTCGCTGGAGGAGCCGCGGCTGGAGGAGGTGCGCTGCCGCCTGCGCCAGGACCGTTCCGGCATGATGGAGGACATGGCGGGCGACGAGGATCGCCTGTTCGTCCAGGTCAACAATCCGCCGATGCGGCTCTTCGTCGTCGGCGCCGTGCACATCGCCCAGGCGCTGGCCCCCGTCGCCCGGCTGACCGGCTACGACGTCACGGTCATCGACCCGCGCACCGCCTTCGCCTCGGCGGAGCGGTTCCCCGGCGTCACCCTGAACACCGACTGGCCGGACGAGGCGCTCGCCGCGCTGAAGCCGGACGGCCGCACCGCCGTGGTCGTGCTGACCCACGATCCCAAGCTGGACGACCCGGCCCTGGTGGCCGCTCTGCGCTCGCCCGCCTTCTATGTCGGGGCGCTGGGCAGCAAGCGCACCCATGCCAAGCGGCTCGACCGGCTGCGCGACATGGGGCTGAGCGAGGCCGAGGTGATGCGCATCCGCGGGCCGGTCGGCCTGTCGATCGGCGCCGTCACTCCGCCGGAAATCGCCCTGTCGATCATGGCGCAGATCACCTGCGCGCGCCGCGGGGAGCGCCATCCCTGCTGA
- a CDS encoding XdhC family protein, translating into MSDTLMADDILERAAAWRAQGRRVALATVVSTWGSSPRPVGSQMAVDEAGAMAGSVSGGCIEGAVAHEARKTMQDGEPRLLSFGVTNEMAWEVGLACGGQVQVYVEAVE; encoded by the coding sequence ATGAGCGACACCCTGATGGCGGACGACATATTGGAGCGGGCCGCCGCTTGGCGGGCGCAGGGCCGCAGGGTCGCGTTGGCGACGGTGGTGTCCACCTGGGGCTCGTCGCCCCGCCCGGTCGGCAGCCAGATGGCGGTCGACGAGGCCGGCGCCATGGCCGGATCGGTCTCCGGCGGCTGCATCGAAGGGGCCGTCGCGCACGAGGCGCGGAAGACCATGCAGGACGGCGAGCCGCGCCTGCTCTCCTTCGGCGTGACCAACGAGATGGCTTGGGAAGTCGGGCTGGCCTGCGGCGGGCAGGTGCAGGTCTATGTCGAGGCGGTGGAATGA
- a CDS encoding vWA domain-containing protein produces MSAADTPAARKPGDRLALNLMHFARALRAAGLPVGPGKLLEAIEAVEAVGLGNRADFYWALHAVLVTRHDQSELFDQAFHVFWRNPDILKRMMAMMLPTVRTEATTNQPEMSQRVADALREAAPGVEAPEKTEIELEASFTVSAAERLQSKDFETMTAAEMAEAKRMLARIALPVAEATTRRFRPDPSGPRVDPRATLRRMLRAGGDLTDLARRRRRTRPPPLVVLCDISGSMTRYSRMLLHFMHAVTNDRDRVHSFVFGTRLTNITRHLRHKDVDVAVDAVSQAVADWSGGTRIGSALRSFNRVWARRVLGQGAIVLLITDGLDRDAGEGLADEADRLHKSCRRLVWLNPLLRWEGFAPKSSGIRALLPHVDDFRAAHSLNSLAELADVLSREGPRRHEGMRRWLKEAAG; encoded by the coding sequence ATGAGCGCCGCCGACACCCCGGCCGCGCGCAAGCCCGGCGACCGCCTCGCCCTCAACCTCATGCACTTCGCCCGCGCGCTGCGCGCCGCCGGCCTGCCGGTCGGGCCGGGCAAGCTGCTGGAGGCGATCGAGGCGGTGGAGGCGGTCGGGCTCGGCAACCGCGCCGACTTCTACTGGGCGCTGCACGCCGTCCTCGTCACCCGCCACGACCAGAGCGAGCTGTTCGACCAGGCCTTCCATGTCTTCTGGCGCAATCCCGACATCCTGAAACGGATGATGGCGATGATGCTGCCGACCGTGCGGACGGAGGCGACGACCAACCAGCCGGAGATGTCCCAGCGCGTCGCCGATGCCCTGCGCGAGGCCGCACCGGGGGTCGAGGCGCCGGAGAAGACGGAGATCGAGCTGGAGGCCTCCTTCACCGTCTCCGCCGCCGAACGGCTGCAGTCCAAGGACTTCGAGACGATGACCGCGGCGGAGATGGCGGAGGCCAAGCGCATGCTGGCCCGCATCGCCCTGCCGGTGGCCGAGGCGACCACCCGCCGCTTCCGCCCCGACCCCTCCGGGCCGCGGGTGGACCCGCGTGCGACGCTGCGCCGCATGCTGCGCGCCGGCGGCGACCTCACCGACCTCGCCCGCCGCCGGCGCCGCACCAGGCCGCCGCCGCTGGTGGTGCTGTGCGACATCTCCGGCTCGATGACCCGCTATTCCCGCATGCTGCTGCACTTCATGCATGCGGTGACCAACGACCGCGACCGCGTCCACAGCTTCGTCTTCGGAACCCGGCTGACCAACATCACCCGCCACCTGCGGCACAAGGACGTGGATGTCGCGGTGGACGCGGTGTCGCAGGCCGTCGCCGACTGGTCGGGCGGCACCCGCATCGGCTCGGCGCTGCGCAGCTTCAACCGCGTGTGGGCGCGGCGGGTGCTGGGCCAGGGGGCCATCGTCCTTCTCATTACCGACGGGCTGGACAGGGATGCAGGGGAAGGGCTTGCAGACGAGGCTGATCGGTTGCACAAAAGCTGTCGGCGGCTCGTCTGGCTGAACCCTTTGTTGCGTTGGGAGGGGTTCGCCCCGAAATCATCGGGAATCCGGGCGCTGCTGCCGCATGTGGACGATTTTCGTGCCGCGCACAGCCTGAACAGCCTGGCGGAACTAGCCGACGTCCTGTCGCGCGAGGGTCCGCGCAGGCATGAGGGCATGCGCCGGTGGTTGAAGGAGGCGGCAGGATGA
- a CDS encoding AAA family ATPase gives MPNPRPAPLPASVDATLDLLTGGSYVADRSLATSLYLALKLRRPLFLEGEAGVGKTEIAKVLSATLGRKLLRLQCYEGLDAAAAVYEWNYARQMMEIRLAEATGDRDRDALSADLFSDRFLVKRPLLQALEPDLAGPPVLLIDELDRTDEPFEAYLLEILSDFQVSIPEYGTIRAAEPPIVILTSNRTREIHDALKRRCFYHWVDYPSAAREREILAVKAPQADARLAAQVVGFVQSLRGMDLYKAPGVAETLDWAQALVELNQLELEPTVINDTLGTLLKYQDDIARIQGSEAARILAQVKTELAATTAR, from the coding sequence ATGCCCAATCCTCGTCCCGCCCCCCTCCCCGCCTCCGTCGATGCCACGCTGGATCTGCTGACGGGCGGCAGCTACGTCGCCGACCGCTCGCTGGCCACATCGCTCTATCTCGCGCTGAAGCTGAGGCGGCCGCTGTTCCTGGAGGGCGAGGCCGGCGTCGGCAAGACGGAGATCGCCAAGGTCCTCTCCGCCACGCTGGGGAGGAAGCTGCTGCGGCTGCAGTGCTACGAGGGGCTGGACGCCGCCGCCGCGGTCTATGAGTGGAACTACGCCCGCCAGATGATGGAGATCCGGTTGGCGGAGGCGACGGGTGACCGCGACCGGGACGCGCTGTCGGCCGACCTGTTCTCCGACCGCTTCCTGGTCAAGCGACCGCTGCTCCAGGCGCTGGAGCCCGACCTCGCCGGTCCGCCCGTCCTGCTGATCGACGAGCTGGACCGCACCGACGAGCCCTTCGAGGCCTATCTGCTGGAGATCCTCTCGGACTTCCAGGTCAGCATCCCGGAATACGGCACGATCCGCGCCGCCGAGCCGCCGATCGTCATCCTGACCTCCAACCGCACCCGCGAGATTCACGACGCGCTGAAGCGGCGCTGCTTCTACCACTGGGTCGATTACCCCTCGGCGGCGCGCGAGCGCGAGATCCTGGCGGTGAAGGCGCCGCAGGCCGACGCCCGGCTGGCCGCCCAGGTCGTCGGCTTCGTCCAGTCGCTGCGCGGGATGGACCTCTACAAGGCCCCCGGGGTCGCGGAGACGCTGGACTGGGCCCAGGCCCTGGTCGAACTCAACCAGCTCGAGCTGGAGCCGACGGTCATCAACGACACGCTCGGCACGCTGCTGAAGTACCAGGACGACATCGCCCGCATCCAGGGCAGCGAGGCAGCACGCATCCTGGCGCAGGTCAAGACCGAGCTGGCCGCGACCACCGCGCGATGA
- a CDS encoding FAD binding domain-containing protein: MYAFSYQRPRTVADALAALKTEDAKLLGGGQTLLPTLKQRLARPSLLVDLSGVPELKGIRETADGLEIGAFTRHAEVAHSDLVKRVIPSLAALAEGIGDRQVRNLGTMGGSIANADPSADYPSAVVALKATVRTDRREIAGDDFFTGMFETALEPEEVLTAVSFRRPDKAAYAKFRNPASRYAIVGVYVARFGAEVRVAVTGAAGSVFRATDMEAALAADFRAGALDGITVPSDGLNADIHASADYRAHLVTVMAKRAVEAAG, encoded by the coding sequence ATGTACGCATTCTCGTACCAACGGCCCCGCACCGTCGCCGACGCGCTGGCGGCCCTTAAGACGGAAGACGCCAAGCTGCTCGGCGGCGGCCAGACCCTGCTGCCGACGCTCAAGCAGCGGCTCGCCCGCCCCAGCCTGCTGGTCGATCTCAGCGGCGTGCCCGAGCTGAAGGGCATCCGCGAGACCGCCGACGGGCTGGAGATCGGCGCCTTCACCCGCCATGCCGAGGTCGCCCATTCCGACCTCGTCAAGCGCGTCATCCCGTCGCTGGCCGCGCTGGCCGAGGGGATCGGCGACCGGCAGGTGCGCAATCTCGGCACCATGGGCGGGTCGATCGCCAACGCCGACCCCTCGGCCGACTATCCCTCGGCCGTGGTGGCGCTGAAGGCGACGGTCCGCACCGACCGGCGCGAGATCGCCGGCGACGACTTCTTCACCGGCATGTTCGAGACCGCGCTGGAACCGGAGGAGGTCCTCACCGCCGTCAGCTTCCGCCGGCCGGACAAGGCGGCCTACGCCAAGTTCCGCAACCCGGCCAGCCGCTACGCCATCGTCGGCGTCTATGTCGCGCGGTTCGGGGCGGAGGTGCGCGTCGCGGTGACCGGTGCGGCCGGTTCCGTCTTCCGGGCCACCGACATGGAAGCGGCGCTGGCCGCCGACTTCCGCGCCGGCGCGCTCGACGGCATCACCGTGCCGTCCGACGGCCTGAACGCCGACATCCACGCCAGCGCCGACTACCGCGCCCACCTCGTCACCGTCATGGCGAAGCGGGCGGTGGAGGCGGCGGGGTGA
- a CDS encoding xanthine dehydrogenase family protein molybdopterin-binding subunit, whose amino-acid sequence MANPNGIGASVRRREDARFLTGRGSYTDDFKRPSMTHAVFVRSPHAHARVAGIDATEALAAPGVVAVLTGADMAADNVGSLPCGWQIHSKDGSPMKEPPHYPLARDRVRYVGDAVAMVIAESRDAARDAAELVMVDYEELPAVASSTAASDASAALVHDDAPGNLCYDWHLGDKAAVDAAFAQAAHVATIDLVNNRLVPNAMEPRSALGEFDAATGEYTLTTTSQNPHVIRLLMGAFVLGIPEHKLRVVAPDVGGGFGSKIFHYGEEASVTWAARKVGRPVKWTADRSESFLTDAHGRDHVSHAELAMDRDGNFLALRVSTLANLGAYLSTFAPSIPTYLYATLLAGQYKTPAIYAEVKAVFTNTAPVDAYRGAGRPEACYLIERLVDVAAGVVGLDKAEIRRRNFIPAAAMPYQTPVALQYDTGDFAKNLDMALPMVDYAGFPARKAAARARGKLRGIGFATYIEACGIAPSNVAGALGARAGLYECAEVRFHPTGSVTVFTGAHSHGQGHETTFAQLVADRFGIPIENVEIVHGDTSRIPFGMGTYGSRSLAVGGSALVKAMDKVERKAKKIAAHMLEAAETDIEVKDGRFTVAGTDKALGIGDIALQAYVPHNFPLDELEPGLDEQAFYDPKNFTYPNGCHVCEVEIDPETGVTQVVAFTAVDDFGRVINPLIVEGQVHGGIVQGIGQALFENCVYDESGQLITGSYMDYCMPRADDVPSFTVAYHEDQPCTHNPLGVKGCGEAGTIGASAAVMNAVMDALSDHGITHLDMPATPEKVWRAIQAATPAMAAE is encoded by the coding sequence ATGGCCAACCCCAACGGCATCGGCGCCTCCGTGCGCCGCCGGGAAGATGCGCGTTTCCTGACCGGTCGAGGCAGCTACACCGACGATTTCAAGCGGCCGAGCATGACCCATGCGGTCTTCGTCCGCTCCCCCCACGCCCATGCCAGGGTCGCCGGCATCGACGCGACGGAGGCGCTGGCCGCCCCCGGCGTCGTCGCGGTGCTGACCGGCGCCGACATGGCGGCGGACAATGTGGGCAGCCTGCCCTGCGGCTGGCAGATCCACTCCAAGGACGGCTCGCCGATGAAGGAGCCGCCGCACTACCCGCTGGCGCGCGACCGCGTGCGCTATGTCGGCGACGCGGTGGCGATGGTGATCGCCGAGAGCCGCGACGCCGCCCGCGACGCCGCGGAGCTGGTGATGGTCGATTACGAGGAGCTGCCGGCGGTCGCCTCCTCCACCGCCGCGTCCGACGCCTCGGCCGCGCTGGTCCATGACGATGCGCCGGGCAACCTCTGCTACGACTGGCACCTCGGCGACAAGGCGGCGGTGGACGCGGCCTTCGCCCAGGCCGCGCATGTCGCGACCATCGACCTCGTCAACAACCGGCTCGTCCCCAACGCCATGGAGCCGCGCTCGGCGCTGGGCGAGTTCGACGCAGCGACCGGCGAGTACACGCTGACCACCACCAGCCAGAATCCGCACGTCATCCGCCTGCTGATGGGCGCCTTCGTGCTGGGCATCCCCGAGCACAAGCTGCGGGTGGTGGCGCCGGATGTCGGCGGCGGTTTCGGGTCGAAGATCTTCCACTACGGCGAAGAGGCCTCGGTGACCTGGGCGGCCCGCAAGGTCGGCCGGCCGGTGAAGTGGACCGCCGACCGCTCGGAGAGCTTCCTGACCGACGCCCACGGCCGCGACCATGTCAGCCATGCCGAGCTGGCGATGGACCGCGACGGCAACTTCCTGGCGCTGCGCGTCTCCACCCTGGCCAACCTCGGCGCCTATCTCTCGACCTTCGCGCCGTCCATTCCGACCTACCTCTATGCCACGCTGCTCGCCGGCCAGTACAAGACCCCGGCGATCTATGCCGAGGTGAAGGCGGTCTTCACCAACACCGCCCCGGTCGACGCCTACCGCGGCGCCGGCCGTCCCGAGGCCTGCTACCTGATCGAGCGGCTGGTCGACGTGGCGGCCGGCGTGGTCGGGCTGGACAAGGCGGAGATCCGCCGCCGCAACTTCATCCCCGCCGCGGCGATGCCGTACCAGACCCCGGTGGCCCTGCAGTACGACACCGGCGACTTCGCCAAGAACCTCGACATGGCGCTGCCGATGGTGGACTACGCCGGCTTCCCCGCCCGCAAGGCGGCGGCCCGTGCCCGCGGCAAGCTGCGCGGCATCGGCTTCGCCACCTACATCGAGGCCTGCGGCATCGCGCCGAGCAACGTCGCCGGCGCGCTCGGCGCCCGTGCCGGGCTCTATGAATGCGCCGAGGTGCGCTTCCACCCCACCGGCTCGGTCACCGTCTTCACCGGCGCCCACAGCCACGGCCAGGGCCACGAGACGACCTTCGCCCAGCTCGTCGCCGACCGCTTCGGCATCCCGATCGAGAATGTCGAGATCGTCCACGGCGACACCAGCAGGATCCCCTTCGGCATGGGCACCTACGGCTCCCGCTCGCTGGCGGTCGGCGGTTCGGCGCTCGTGAAGGCGATGGACAAGGTGGAGCGCAAGGCGAAGAAGATCGCCGCCCACATGCTGGAGGCCGCCGAGACCGACATCGAGGTGAAGGACGGCCGCTTCACCGTCGCCGGCACCGACAAGGCGCTGGGCATCGGCGACATCGCGCTGCAGGCCTATGTCCCGCACAACTTCCCGCTCGACGAGCTGGAGCCCGGCCTGGACGAGCAGGCCTTCTACGACCCGAAGAACTTCACCTATCCCAACGGCTGCCACGTCTGCGAGGTGGAGATCGATCCGGAGACCGGCGTCACCCAGGTCGTCGCCTTCACCGCGGTGGACGATTTCGGCCGGGTCATCAACCCGCTGATCGTCGAGGGGCAGGTGCATGGCGGCATCGTCCAGGGCATCGGCCAGGCGCTGTTCGAGAACTGCGTCTATGACGAGTCCGGCCAGCTCATCACCGGCTCCTACATGGACTACTGCATGCCGCGGGCGGACGACGTGCCGTCCTTCACCGTGGCCTATCACGAGGACCAGCCCTGCACCCACAACCCGCTGGGCGTGAAGGGCTGCGGCGAGGCCGGGACCATCGGCGCCTCGGCCGCCGTGATGAACGCGGTGATGGACGCCCTGTCGGACCACGGCATCACCCACCTCGACATGCCCGCCACGCCCGAGAAGGTCTGGCGCGCCATCCAGGCCGCCACGCCGGCCATGGCTGCGGAGTAA
- a CDS encoding (2Fe-2S)-binding protein, producing MPSTVTITVNGKTVSREVEERTLLVSFLRDHLGLTGTHIGCDTSQCGACVVHLDGRSVKSCTILAVQADGASITTIEGLAAADGTLHPMQAAFREHHGLQCGFCTPGMVMSAVDLVANTPNPTEQDIRDGLEGNICRCTGYHNIVKAVQAGAEAMKTAAPAPVAAE from the coding sequence ATGCCGAGTACCGTTACGATCACCGTCAACGGCAAGACGGTCTCGCGCGAGGTGGAGGAGCGCACCCTCCTCGTCAGTTTCCTGCGCGACCATCTGGGCCTGACCGGAACCCACATCGGCTGCGACACCAGCCAGTGCGGCGCCTGCGTCGTCCATCTCGACGGCCGCTCGGTCAAGTCCTGCACGATCCTGGCGGTCCAGGCCGACGGCGCCAGCATCACCACGATCGAGGGGCTGGCCGCCGCCGACGGCACGCTGCACCCGATGCAGGCGGCCTTCCGCGAGCATCACGGCCTGCAGTGCGGCTTCTGCACGCCGGGCATGGTGATGAGCGCCGTCGATCTCGTCGCCAACACCCCGAACCCGACCGAGCAGGACATCCGCGACGGGCTGGAAGGCAACATCTGCCGCTGCACCGGCTACCACAACATCGTCAAGGCGGTGCAGGCGGGGGCCGAGGCGATGAAGACGGCGGCACCCGCCCCGGTGGCCGCCGAATAA
- a CDS encoding TAXI family TRAP transporter solute-binding subunit, giving the protein MKRLLAAVGLCLIASSPVASTQARAESFITVLTGGTSGVYYPLGVALSNIYGKALPGAKVTAQATKASVENLNLLQAGRGEIGFTLGDSLGDAWKGNEEAGFKSKLDKLRTIAAIYPNYIQVVASKESGIRTLADLKGKRVSVGAPKSGTELNARAIFGAAGLTYKDFAKTEYLPFGESVDLIKNRQLDATLISAGLGVAAIKDLSSSQEVTIVSIPAEVVQKVGDDAYIAETVPANTYPGQTEAVPTAAVRNLLVSHSGVSDEAAYAMTRTLFENLDALAAAHVAAKQIKLDPAATRSPVPLHPGAIRFYKEKGLM; this is encoded by the coding sequence ATGAAACGCCTGCTCGCCGCGGTCGGACTCTGCCTGATCGCCTCGTCTCCGGTCGCCAGCACCCAGGCCAGGGCCGAATCCTTCATCACCGTCCTGACCGGCGGCACGAGCGGCGTCTATTACCCGCTGGGGGTGGCGCTCTCCAACATCTACGGCAAGGCCCTGCCGGGCGCCAAGGTGACCGCCCAGGCGACCAAGGCATCGGTCGAGAACCTGAACCTTCTGCAGGCCGGGCGCGGCGAGATCGGCTTCACGCTCGGCGATTCGCTGGGCGACGCCTGGAAGGGCAACGAGGAGGCCGGCTTCAAGAGCAAGCTGGACAAGCTGCGGACCATCGCCGCCATCTATCCCAACTACATCCAGGTGGTCGCCAGCAAGGAATCGGGCATCAGGACCCTGGCCGACCTGAAGGGCAAGCGCGTGTCGGTCGGCGCGCCGAAGTCGGGGACGGAGCTGAACGCGCGCGCCATCTTCGGCGCCGCCGGCCTGACCTACAAGGACTTCGCCAAGACCGAGTATCTGCCCTTCGGCGAATCGGTGGATCTGATCAAGAACCGCCAGCTCGACGCCACGCTGATCTCCGCCGGGCTGGGCGTGGCGGCGATCAAGGACCTGTCGTCCTCGCAGGAGGTCACCATCGTGTCGATCCCGGCCGAGGTGGTGCAGAAGGTCGGCGATGACGCCTACATCGCGGAGACGGTGCCGGCCAACACCTATCCCGGCCAGACCGAGGCCGTGCCGACCGCCGCCGTCCGCAACCTGCTGGTCAGCCATTCCGGCGTCTCGGACGAGGCGGCCTATGCCATGACCAGGACGCTGTTCGAGAATCTCGACGCGCTGGCCGCCGCCCACGTCGCGGCGAAGCAGATCAAGCTGGACCCGGCCGCCACCCGGTCGCCGGTGCCCCTGCACCCCGGAGCGATCAGGTTCTACAAGGAAAAGGGCCTGATGTAA